One part of the Acetoanaerobium sticklandii genome encodes these proteins:
- a CDS encoding sensor histidine kinase: MKNYFAKFIGIRKKLIIYFLVPIFLLGSVSMISYFTAVFLKSNTQDIIVDYVYLNNLKNDVTELNMELEKYLISASSEDLLDYYSHYNSLNNLAAKIPRKLSYNRDEMLLKDIGFMLEDLLAETDKAVISKRGRVSSQYTEHFARSNEIRAYIDSYIVEMLNNRLEEGSKRYDVLNQTMRFLFILNLGLIISMIVVTLIVAIRSSYKLTQPLTDLSHNAEEIAKGNFYIEMKKTHTGDEIDILSEAFIKMMDSVKGHIVDIKNQAEVENRLRDQEVQNFKMKALLKESELKFLQSQINPHFLFNTLNAASQLAVIEDAETTSLFIQNIADIFRYNLKSLDELVPLSDELEFVSNYMSILKMRFGERIAYEYNIDKKSLGIKIPRITLQPIIENAYIHGLQNLERNGTIRLETKVENEVLLISIEDDGMGMTKEQVDNLINEDNAGETAAENSNKHLSGIGVSNVIKRLKLSFQVEEKQKIIDIVSTPDKGTKVILSLPLNNRL; this comes from the coding sequence ATGAAAAACTATTTTGCTAAATTCATTGGAATAAGAAAAAAGCTCATAATTTACTTTTTAGTTCCTATATTTTTGCTTGGAAGCGTAAGTATGATTTCATATTTTACGGCAGTATTTTTAAAGAGCAATACTCAGGATATAATAGTAGATTACGTATATCTTAATAATTTGAAAAACGATGTAACTGAGTTAAATATGGAGCTTGAGAAATATCTAATCAGTGCTTCTTCTGAAGATTTGCTAGACTATTATTCCCATTACAATAGTCTAAATAATCTGGCAGCTAAAATTCCTAGAAAATTAAGCTATAACCGAGATGAAATGCTATTAAAAGATATAGGCTTTATGCTAGAGGACTTGCTAGCTGAAACTGATAAGGCTGTAATTTCAAAGCGTGGAAGAGTAAGCAGCCAGTATACTGAGCATTTTGCAAGAAGTAATGAAATCAGAGCCTATATAGATTCATATATAGTAGAAATGCTGAACAACCGCCTAGAGGAAGGCTCAAAGCGATATGACGTTTTAAATCAGACTATGAGATTCTTGTTTATACTCAATTTAGGTCTTATTATTTCTATGATAGTAGTAACCCTTATTGTAGCAATAAGGTCATCGTATAAGCTCACCCAGCCTCTTACAGATTTGTCTCATAATGCTGAGGAAATAGCCAAAGGGAATTTTTATATAGAAATGAAAAAGACCCATACAGGAGATGAAATTGATATACTTTCTGAAGCCTTTATAAAAATGATGGATAGCGTAAAGGGACATATAGTAGATATAAAAAATCAAGCAGAGGTTGAAAATAGATTAAGAGACCAAGAGGTACAGAACTTTAAAATGAAAGCCCTTTTAAAGGAATCTGAACTGAAATTTCTACAATCTCAGATTAATCCACATTTTCTTTTCAATACATTAAATGCGGCTTCGCAGCTAGCTGTAATTGAGGATGCAGAAACGACTTCACTTTTCATACAAAATATAGCGGATATATTTAGATACAATCTAAAAAGCTTGGACGAGCTAGTACCCCTTAGTGATGAACTTGAATTTGTGAGCAACTATATGAGTATACTCAAGATGAGGTTTGGGGAGAGAATAGCTTATGAATATAACATAGACAAGAAATCTCTAGGAATAAAAATCCCTAGGATTACACTTCAGCCAATAATAGAAAATGCATATATTCACGGACTCCAAAATCTTGAAAGAAATGGAACTATAAGGCTTGAAACAAAAGTAGAAAATGAAGTTCTTTTAATCTCCATTGAGGATGATGGTATGGGGATGACAAAGGAGCAGGTAGATAATTTAATAAATGAAGATAATGCCGGGGAAACAGCTGCAGAAAACTCAAATAAGCATCTTTCAGGCATAGGAGTAAGTAATGTTATAAAAAGACTCAAGCTTTCATTTCAAGTAGAAGAAAAACAAAAGATAATTGATATAGTGAGTACACCAGACAAGGGAACCAAGGTAATCTTAAGTTTACCACTCAATAATAGACTATAG
- a CDS encoding response regulator transcription factor, with protein sequence MLRILIADDEYLAIEAVKKIIKNNIEDVNIVATASSGKEAIIKVNELSPDIAIMDIQMPGIDGLEAIRQIKASNPNILFIVLTAYDLFDYAKESIGLGAVEYLLKPIKKDQLLMAIEKASKIVKSKQIQNKWEYELKEKLTLVSPLLENQFITQHMYAFEDFFSKDFYENLFEINLEKGCAITLKITEDGPDDYKTSSQIQAFFETARILLKKIAPCIVSQSVASKQYAWVPNTDDRRISDFLIDEIKSLHQKLSRQFPYEFKIGIGSLKDYENIYESLKESELAAFGDYKVNVYEADNSVNESEVKDYAYQLVRLAENIGRLDFVGAKHSLKKFHDKISHLPAHIYKQRLLEALVICEKHLPIDMTQKTGEKIERLLNSDSILEMANQFSNFILQWDSEAKAQLLSIEEGVIPDALKYIDKHYNENISMDFVAKQVNISYHYFSKIFKQKIGKSFTDYLTDLRIEKSLEMLSRTQKSVKDISLEIGYNDPNYYCKIFKKITGLTPTEYRAGSDK encoded by the coding sequence ATGCTAAGAATACTGATTGCAGATGATGAATATCTAGCGATTGAAGCTGTTAAGAAGATAATAAAAAACAATATTGAGGATGTAAATATAGTAGCAACTGCATCTAGTGGAAAAGAAGCTATAATTAAGGTTAATGAGCTTAGTCCAGATATAGCTATAATGGACATTCAAATGCCTGGAATAGATGGACTAGAAGCAATCAGACAGATTAAAGCCAGCAATCCAAATATATTGTTTATAGTGCTTACAGCATATGATCTTTTTGATTATGCAAAAGAATCTATCGGTCTTGGAGCGGTAGAATATCTGCTAAAGCCAATAAAAAAAGACCAGCTTCTTATGGCAATAGAGAAAGCAAGCAAGATAGTTAAAAGCAAGCAAATTCAAAATAAGTGGGAGTATGAGCTAAAAGAGAAGCTAACCCTTGTTTCGCCATTGCTTGAAAATCAGTTTATAACTCAGCATATGTATGCATTTGAAGATTTTTTTTCAAAGGATTTTTATGAAAATTTATTCGAAATAAATCTTGAAAAAGGATGTGCAATCACACTGAAAATAACTGAGGATGGGCCAGATGATTACAAAACATCTAGTCAAATTCAAGCTTTTTTTGAAACGGCTAGGATATTATTAAAAAAAATAGCTCCTTGTATTGTGAGCCAGAGCGTTGCAAGCAAGCAGTACGCATGGGTGCCAAATACTGATGATAGGCGAATATCAGATTTCTTAATCGATGAAATAAAATCCTTGCATCAGAAATTATCGAGACAGTTTCCTTATGAGTTTAAGATAGGCATAGGCAGCTTAAAGGATTATGAAAATATATATGAGTCCCTAAAAGAAAGTGAGCTAGCAGCTTTTGGTGATTATAAGGTTAACGTTTATGAAGCTGATAATAGCGTGAATGAGTCTGAGGTAAAGGACTATGCCTATCAGCTTGTAAGGCTAGCTGAGAATATTGGAAGACTAGATTTTGTGGGAGCAAAGCACAGCTTAAAAAAATTCCATGATAAAATATCTCACCTTCCAGCGCATATATATAAGCAAAGATTATTAGAAGCCCTAGTGATATGTGAAAAGCACCTTCCTATAGATATGACTCAAAAAACAGGAGAAAAAATAGAGCGGTTATTAAACTCAGACTCTATATTAGAAATGGCGAATCAGTTTTCTAATTTCATATTGCAGTGGGATAGTGAAGCAAAAGCTCAGCTACTGTCTATAGAAGAAGGCGTGATTCCAGATGCCCTAAAATACATTGATAAGCATTACAATGAGAATATCAGCATGGATTTTGTAGCCAAGCAAGTGAATATCAGCTACCACTATTTCAGCAAGATTTTTAAGCAGAAAATTGGAAAAAGCTTTACAGATTATCTTACTGATTTAAGAATAGAAAAATCGCTTGAAATGTTAAGCAGAACTCAAAAAAGTGTAAAAGATATAAGCCTTGAGATAGGATATAATGACCCGAATTACTACTGTAAGATTTTTAAAAAAATAACTGGATTGACACCGACTGAATACAGAGCCGGGAGTGATAAATGA
- a CDS encoding sugar ABC transporter substrate-binding protein, with the protein MNKPKLDTKKIIIGALIITLSALVIMIAYEANIYLKANEKNDSILKAENKLTKIGLTLGTLKEDRWIKDSGLLRAKAAEYGVDLIVLNANNNDNDQIEQVKYLLKQEIDVLMIVPTDYKAAAEAVSLAKAKGVPVISYDRLVQNANVDLYISFDNFKVGQLMAQTVVDEQVQDLLIINGAKSDNNTNMIKQGYDSILKPYIKSGEINLIEEYWATNWLKEEAFRYTEETLKSDIKPDAIISGNDSLAEAAFEALSEYRLSGEVILVGQDADLTACQRIVEGTQLMTVYKPIDDLVTIAIEMAIKLANGEKIETKATMNDGTYDIKCLFLEPVAVDKSNIDQTIIKDGFHLKSDVYRKQ; encoded by the coding sequence ATGAATAAACCTAAACTAGATACAAAAAAAATAATTATAGGAGCGCTGATTATTACATTGTCAGCTCTTGTGATTATGATAGCCTATGAAGCGAATATATATCTTAAAGCAAATGAAAAAAACGACAGTATCTTAAAAGCAGAAAACAAGCTAACGAAAATAGGTCTGACACTTGGGACACTAAAGGAAGATAGATGGATAAAGGACAGTGGCCTTCTAAGAGCAAAGGCAGCTGAGTACGGAGTGGATTTGATAGTCCTAAATGCAAATAACAATGACAACGACCAAATAGAGCAGGTGAAATATCTATTAAAACAAGAAATAGATGTTTTAATGATAGTTCCAACAGATTACAAAGCAGCAGCAGAGGCTGTATCTCTTGCCAAGGCTAAAGGCGTTCCGGTTATTTCCTATGACAGGCTAGTCCAAAATGCAAATGTAGACCTTTACATATCCTTTGACAACTTCAAAGTAGGCCAGCTTATGGCGCAGACAGTAGTAGACGAACAAGTACAGGATTTACTAATAATTAATGGAGCAAAGTCTGATAACAATACAAATATGATAAAACAAGGCTATGACTCAATATTAAAGCCTTATATTAAAAGTGGCGAAATCAATTTAATTGAAGAATATTGGGCAACAAACTGGCTTAAGGAAGAGGCTTTTAGATATACAGAAGAGACTTTGAAAAGTGATATAAAGCCAGATGCAATTATATCTGGAAATGACAGTCTTGCTGAAGCTGCATTTGAAGCACTTTCTGAATATAGACTCTCAGGCGAGGTTATACTAGTGGGGCAAGATGCAGATTTAACTGCTTGTCAAAGAATAGTAGAAGGCACTCAGCTTATGACAGTATACAAACCAATAGATGATTTGGTTACTATAGCTATAGAGATGGCTATAAAGCTTGCAAATGGGGAAAAAATTGAAACTAAAGCTACAATGAATGATGGAACATATGATATCAAGTGCTTATTTTTGGAGCCAGTAGCAGTTGATAAATCTAATATAGACCAAACAATAATAAAAGATGGATTTCACTTAAAATCAGATGTATATCGCAAACAGTAA
- a CDS encoding sugar ABC transporter substrate-binding protein yields MKKVLALLMFVVVLMGLTACSGQSAQVDVGIVLPTKDEPRWVQDETRFREALKDTEYSVEILFSQGSSAKEKENVDALIAKGIKTLIICPHDGGAAAAAVEAAKAEGINVISYDRLITDTEAVDYYVTFDSIAVGEAQAQYLVDNATGTGHPLYLYAGAASDNNAFLFFEGAWNVLQPKIADGTFVIKNSSEAIALQDKATLTRDEMGKIIGQITTNWDFNEAKNKAEAHLTSAADADKGDVFILAPNDGTARAIADAFGSDAAVTSYLVTGQDAEIASVQYIIDGKQSMTVFKDVRTLVKDSIDMAVALLSGGTPDTTGSYNNGNIDVKAKQTEVIVVDKENVKAELVDSGYYKAEEFTGLE; encoded by the coding sequence ATGAAAAAAGTATTAGCACTACTTATGTTTGTCGTAGTTTTAATGGGACTAACTGCGTGCTCTGGACAAAGTGCACAAGTTGACGTAGGAATAGTTCTACCAACCAAAGACGAGCCAAGATGGGTTCAGGATGAAACTCGTTTTAGAGAAGCATTAAAAGATACAGAGTATTCTGTAGAGATTCTATTTAGCCAAGGTTCATCAGCTAAGGAAAAAGAAAATGTAGATGCTCTTATAGCAAAAGGTATTAAGACTCTAATTATCTGTCCTCACGATGGCGGAGCAGCAGCGGCAGCAGTTGAAGCAGCTAAAGCAGAGGGAATAAATGTAATATCTTATGACCGTTTAATCACTGATACTGAAGCTGTAGATTATTATGTAACATTTGATTCTATAGCTGTTGGTGAAGCTCAAGCTCAATACTTAGTAGACAATGCAACTGGAACTGGACATCCACTTTACCTGTATGCAGGAGCTGCATCAGATAATAACGCTTTCCTATTCTTTGAAGGAGCTTGGAATGTACTTCAGCCTAAAATCGCTGATGGAACTTTTGTAATCAAGAACTCTTCAGAAGCTATAGCTCTTCAAGACAAAGCAACACTTACAAGAGATGAAATGGGTAAAATTATAGGCCAAATCACTACTAACTGGGATTTCAACGAAGCTAAGAACAAAGCAGAAGCTCACCTTACTTCAGCAGCAGATGCAGATAAGGGAGATGTATTTATACTAGCTCCAAACGATGGAACTGCAAGAGCTATAGCGGATGCATTTGGATCAGACGCAGCTGTAACTAGCTACCTTGTAACAGGTCAAGATGCTGAGATAGCTTCAGTTCAATACATCATAGATGGAAAACAATCTATGACAGTATTTAAAGATGTTCGTACTTTAGTTAAGGATTCAATTGATATGGCAGTTGCATTATTATCAGGAGGAACACCTGATACAACTGGATCATATAACAATGGAAATATAGATGTAAAAGCTAAGCAAACAGAAGTTATAGTTGTAGATAAAGAAAATGTAAAAGCTGAGCTAGTTGATTCTGGATATTATAAAGCAGAAGAATTTACTGGACTTGAGTAA
- a CDS encoding sugar ABC transporter ATP-binding protein has protein sequence MSEYILEMNNISKTFPGVKALDEVSFKVKKGEIHCLVGENGAGKSTLMKVLSGVYPHGDYEGDIVFNGQVQKYSGISDSEKAGIAIIYQELALVPELTVYENIFLGHEIKKGRLIDWNETILKSKELLNKVKLNVDPSSKVKEHGVGKRQLIEIAKALSKEVKLLILDEPTAALNEDDSENLLTLLKELKSHGVTSIMISHKLKEVIAIADTVTVLRDGKTICSKSNEDEPISEPFIIKNMVGRDIDNIYPKREEHNIGDVIFEVKNWNAFDYKQGRDILKNIDFDVREGEVVGIAGLMGAGRTEFAHSVFGNISNYKLSGEIEFLGKAVQLRNPYDAIKAGIAYVSEDRKGDGLILIDDIKQNITLANLKKFSPNGLINKNEEVKIASWYKDSMNIKAPSIEQKVGNLSGGNQQKVSFAKWLFVSPKLLILDEPTRGIDVGAKYEIYTIINDLISKGLSIIMISSELPEILGMCDRVYVMAEGKMTGVLSSEEANQEIIMQMATN, from the coding sequence ATGAGTGAATATATATTGGAGATGAATAACATATCCAAAACCTTTCCAGGAGTAAAAGCTTTGGATGAGGTTAGTTTTAAAGTAAAAAAAGGTGAGATTCACTGCTTGGTAGGAGAAAATGGAGCAGGGAAATCTACGCTTATGAAAGTACTAAGCGGAGTATATCCTCACGGTGATTATGAAGGGGATATAGTTTTTAATGGTCAGGTTCAAAAATATTCAGGGATAAGCGACAGCGAAAAAGCTGGTATTGCTATAATTTATCAGGAGCTTGCACTTGTTCCAGAGCTTACAGTATATGAAAATATATTTTTAGGCCATGAAATAAAAAAGGGTAGATTGATTGATTGGAATGAAACAATTTTAAAATCTAAAGAACTTTTAAATAAGGTTAAATTAAATGTCGATCCTTCATCAAAGGTCAAAGAACATGGAGTGGGAAAGAGACAGCTTATAGAAATTGCAAAGGCGCTTAGCAAGGAAGTTAAATTGCTTATACTAGATGAACCAACAGCAGCGCTAAATGAAGATGATAGCGAAAATCTACTAACACTACTTAAGGAATTAAAGTCTCACGGAGTAACTTCTATTATGATTTCTCATAAATTAAAAGAGGTTATTGCTATTGCTGATACAGTTACAGTTTTAAGAGATGGAAAAACCATATGCTCAAAGAGCAATGAAGATGAACCTATAAGTGAACCATTTATAATTAAAAATATGGTAGGAAGAGATATTGATAATATTTATCCTAAAAGAGAAGAACATAATATCGGTGATGTAATATTTGAAGTGAAAAATTGGAATGCTTTTGACTATAAACAAGGAAGAGACATTCTTAAAAACATAGATTTTGACGTAAGAGAAGGCGAAGTAGTTGGGATAGCTGGGCTTATGGGAGCAGGAAGAACTGAGTTCGCCCATAGTGTGTTTGGTAATATCAGTAATTATAAATTATCAGGAGAGATTGAATTTTTAGGAAAGGCAGTTCAGCTTAGAAATCCATACGATGCAATTAAAGCTGGAATTGCTTATGTTTCAGAGGATAGAAAAGGCGATGGACTTATATTAATAGATGATATCAAGCAAAACATAACGTTAGCAAATTTAAAAAAATTCTCTCCAAATGGTCTTATAAACAAAAATGAAGAAGTAAAAATAGCATCTTGGTATAAAGATTCTATGAATATTAAGGCACCTAGCATAGAGCAAAAGGTAGGGAATCTAAGTGGAGGGAATCAGCAAAAGGTATCCTTTGCAAAGTGGCTGTTTGTTTCACCGAAGCTTCTGATTCTGGATGAGCCTACTAGAGGAATAGATGTAGGAGCAAAGTATGAGATATATACCATAATAAATGATTTGATATCAAAGGGTCTGAGCATTATTATGATTTCTTCAGAGCTTCCAGAGATACTGGGAATGTGTGATAGAGTTTATGTCATGGCAGAGGGTAAAATGACAGGAGTTTTATCTAGCGAGGAAGCAAATCAAGAAATAATTATGCAGATGGCTACGAATTAG
- a CDS encoding sugar ABC transporter permease, producing MSLINEAKGLIKQNIREYGMYIALIIIMVTFSAATGGLFMSSRNISNLINQTGYIAVLAVGMTLVMVIKHIDLSVGFLAGFLGAIAAILMMRFNVSVPVTILLVLVLGTITGTFTGFLVAKMGIPAFVASLAAMLVFRGALLMVTEGTGTIVISNKAFNAIGNGFIPDFVNMGNLHVLTLIIGIVGIAAYVWSEIKTRNDKIKYNFEVISSTMFTVKLVAISAVIGYITWILAGYNGLSWTVVITIIVVLIYHFITTKTIIGRHVYAVGGNSEAARLSGINVERITMIVFASMGMLSALSGILYTSRLQSATTTAGTLFELDAIAAAYVGGVSANGGVGKVTGSIIGAFVMASLTNGMNLVGVGISYQYIIRGIILAVAVIFDVKTRNRSK from the coding sequence ATGAGTTTAATAAATGAAGCTAAGGGCTTAATAAAACAAAACATTCGAGAATATGGTATGTATATTGCCTTGATAATCATAATGGTTACCTTCAGTGCAGCTACAGGAGGACTGTTCATGTCCTCGAGAAATATAAGTAATCTTATAAATCAAACTGGATATATAGCAGTACTTGCAGTAGGTATGACTTTAGTTATGGTTATAAAGCATATAGATTTGTCCGTTGGATTTTTGGCAGGATTTCTAGGTGCTATTGCGGCAATACTTATGATGAGATTTAATGTATCTGTTCCAGTAACTATACTTTTAGTTCTAGTACTTGGAACGATAACAGGAACCTTTACTGGATTTTTAGTTGCGAAGATGGGAATTCCAGCTTTTGTGGCATCTCTTGCAGCAATGCTTGTATTTAGAGGCGCACTGCTTATGGTTACTGAAGGTACAGGAACTATAGTAATTTCAAACAAAGCGTTTAATGCTATTGGAAATGGATTTATTCCAGATTTCGTAAATATGGGAAATCTCCATGTGCTCACTCTTATTATAGGAATAGTGGGGATTGCAGCTTATGTTTGGTCAGAGATAAAAACAAGAAATGATAAGATAAAGTATAATTTCGAAGTAATATCTAGCACTATGTTTACTGTAAAGCTAGTTGCAATAAGTGCAGTGATTGGCTATATAACTTGGATTTTAGCTGGATATAATGGTTTGTCATGGACAGTTGTAATAACAATAATAGTAGTTTTGATTTATCATTTTATAACTACTAAAACTATTATAGGACGACATGTTTATGCAGTGGGAGGAAACTCAGAAGCTGCTAGATTAAGTGGTATTAATGTAGAAAGAATAACCATGATAGTGTTTGCATCAATGGGAATGCTATCAGCTTTATCAGGTATATTATATACTTCTAGACTTCAGTCAGCTACGACAACAGCAGGTACATTATTTGAGCTAGATGCTATAGCTGCTGCTTATGTAGGTGGAGTATCTGCAAACGGAGGAGTAGGAAAGGTTACTGGCTCTATTATAGGAGCTTTCGTAATGGCTTCTCTTACAAATGGTATGAACTTAGTTGGAGTAGGAATATCCTACCAGTATATTATAAGAGGTATTATTCTAGCAGTAGCAGTTATATTTGATGTAAAAACTAGAAACAGAAGTAAGTAA
- a CDS encoding DUF1294 domain-containing protein has translation MNTLSFVLLASSLMSIVGFILMYMDKRRAKKNHWRIKESTLFITSALLGSPGVLLGMYAFRHKTKHSSFVYGVPAILFIQIFALYYFNII, from the coding sequence GTGAATACATTGTCGTTTGTTTTACTTGCCTCTAGCCTTATGAGTATAGTTGGTTTTATACTTATGTATATGGATAAAAGAAGGGCAAAAAAAAATCATTGGAGAATTAAAGAAAGCACCTTATTTATAACTTCAGCTTTACTTGGAAGTCCAGGAGTTCTTCTTGGAATGTATGCGTTTCGCCATAAAACAAAGCATTCTAGCTTCGTATATGGAGTACCTGCAATTTTATTTATTCAGATATTTGCTTTATATTATTTTAATATAATTTAA
- a CDS encoding DUF554 domain-containing protein gives MLGTIVNALSIVAGSLIGLFLKGGIPVSMGETISKGLGLCIIYIGMSGTMSTQNLLLVIFSLVIGAIIGELIDIDKRFAELGDFVEKKLSKNGESKIAEGFVNASLLFCVGSMAIVGSLQSGLEGNHETLFTKSVLDGITSIIFTSTMGIGVILSAVSVFIYQGAVTLLASSIKVLLTDAIVAEMTAVGSLLILGIGLNMVGATKIKVANILPAVLIPFIYGMIMKIGIGM, from the coding sequence ATGCTAGGGACTATAGTAAATGCACTTTCAATTGTTGCTGGAAGCTTGATAGGGCTTTTTTTAAAAGGTGGAATCCCTGTATCGATGGGAGAAACAATAAGTAAGGGACTCGGACTTTGCATCATATACATAGGTATGTCAGGAACCATGAGTACCCAAAATCTATTACTTGTGATTTTTTCTCTAGTAATAGGAGCGATAATCGGGGAGCTTATAGACATAGATAAACGATTTGCAGAGCTTGGAGATTTCGTAGAAAAAAAGCTAAGTAAAAATGGAGAATCTAAAATAGCAGAAGGCTTTGTAAATGCAAGCTTGCTTTTTTGCGTAGGCTCGATGGCTATAGTTGGATCACTGCAAAGTGGATTAGAAGGCAATCATGAAACCTTGTTTACTAAATCTGTACTAGACGGAATAACCTCTATTATTTTTACCTCTACTATGGGTATAGGTGTTATTCTTTCAGCTGTTAGCGTATTTATATATCAAGGAGCAGTTACACTATTAGCAAGCTCTATAAAAGTGCTTTTAACAGATGCAATAGTTGCTGAGATGACTGCTGTAGGAAGCCTGCTTATTTTGGGGATAGGACTAAATATGGTAGGAGCAACTAAAATAAAGGTTGCAAATATATTGCCAGCTGTATTAATCCCTTTCATTTATGGAATGATTATGAAAATAGGAATAGGAATGTGA
- the uvrC gene encoding excinuclease ABC subunit UvrC — protein sequence MKNLPHQPGVYLMKDKDKKVIYVGKAISLKNRVRQYFQSKKNMDAKVRAMVSHIDEFEYIVTDSEMEALILENNLIKEYKPQYNILLRDDKTYPYIKVTLNEYFPRVLKVRKVEKDKAKYFGPYTNAFIVNETLDVIKEIYPIRTCTRDIKRSIEKKERPCLNLYIKKCVGPCTGKVDEAEYMKMIYEIIDFLSGKSEDMISILEEKMRQAAKNLDFEEAATLRDKISSMKGMLERQKIVSASTIDQDYIAVAKEEDLSCVQVFFVRGGKVVGRENFIFDKSRNSQAEEIISSFIKQFYMSVNYVPKELVVDTDFEDMQIMSDWLSSKKGQKVQITVPQKGDKKHLLDLVRKNAFETIKQKSNLKMAKLERTVGVMKELQEFLQLDEMPIRVEAFDISNIQGVDSVGAQVVFVNGEKAKKLYRRYKIKSVDGPNDYASMEEIIRRRLKHPDLPDLILMDGGKGQVSVAKKVIAEEGLSIPVLGMYKDSRHKTLGLTTENQAVELSKHSLIYRFIASVQEEVHRFAISYHRSLRDKGMEKSELDEISGIGKTRKMALISEFKTIERLKNATMEELASVEGMNKKSAQAVFEHFRKGQKSD from the coding sequence ATTAAGAACCTCCCTCATCAGCCGGGAGTTTATCTTATGAAAGATAAAGATAAGAAAGTAATCTATGTGGGAAAAGCTATCTCACTTAAAAATAGAGTCAGGCAGTATTTCCAGAGTAAGAAAAACATGGATGCAAAAGTAAGGGCTATGGTGAGTCATATAGATGAGTTTGAATACATCGTTACAGACTCGGAAATGGAAGCTCTGATATTAGAAAACAATCTAATAAAAGAATATAAGCCTCAATATAACATTTTGCTTAGAGATGATAAAACCTATCCGTACATAAAGGTTACTCTAAACGAATATTTCCCTAGAGTACTAAAAGTTCGAAAGGTAGAAAAGGATAAGGCAAAATATTTTGGCCCGTATACAAATGCTTTTATAGTAAACGAGACTTTGGATGTTATAAAGGAAATATATCCTATAAGAACCTGCACTAGAGATATTAAAAGGTCTATAGAGAAAAAGGAAAGACCATGTCTTAACCTTTATATCAAAAAATGTGTGGGACCATGTACTGGAAAAGTAGATGAAGCTGAATATATGAAGATGATATATGAAATCATCGATTTTCTATCTGGAAAAAGCGAGGATATGATAAGCATACTAGAAGAAAAAATGAGACAAGCTGCAAAAAATCTAGATTTCGAAGAAGCGGCAACTCTTAGAGATAAAATATCCAGTATGAAAGGTATGCTTGAAAGACAAAAAATTGTTTCAGCTTCTACCATAGACCAAGATTATATAGCTGTAGCCAAGGAAGAGGATTTGTCATGTGTTCAAGTGTTCTTCGTAAGAGGTGGCAAGGTAGTTGGAAGAGAAAATTTTATTTTTGACAAGAGCAGAAATTCTCAAGCAGAGGAAATAATAAGCTCATTTATAAAACAATTTTATATGAGTGTGAATTACGTTCCTAAAGAGCTTGTTGTAGACACTGATTTTGAAGATATGCAAATAATGTCTGACTGGCTTTCAAGCAAAAAGGGTCAGAAGGTTCAAATAACAGTACCTCAAAAAGGAGATAAAAAGCATCTGTTGGATTTAGTAAGAAAGAATGCCTTTGAAACTATAAAGCAAAAAAGCAATCTTAAAATGGCGAAGCTAGAAAGAACAGTTGGAGTAATGAAAGAGCTTCAGGAGTTTCTTCAGCTAGATGAGATGCCAATAAGAGTCGAAGCTTTTGATATATCTAATATACAAGGTGTTGATTCAGTAGGAGCTCAAGTAGTTTTTGTAAATGGAGAAAAAGCAAAAAAGCTATACAGAAGATATAAAATTAAGTCTGTGGATGGACCAAACGACTATGCATCTATGGAAGAAATAATAAGAAGAAGATTAAAGCACCCTGACTTGCCTGATTTAATCCTTATGGATGGAGGGAAGGGTCAGGTTTCAGTGGCTAAAAAGGTAATAGCTGAAGAAGGTCTAAGCATACCAGTGCTAGGTATGTATAAGGATTCAAGACATAAAACTCTAGGACTTACTACAGAAAATCAAGCGGTAGAACTTTCAAAGCACAGCCTGATATATAGATTTATAGCTAGTGTGCAGGAAGAAGTTCACAGGTTCGCTATTAGCTATCACAGATCTTTACGAGATAAAGGGATGGAAAAATCGGAGCTTGATGAAATATCAGGCATAGGAAAGACTAGAAAGATGGCTCTTATTTCAGAGTTTAAAACAATAGAGCGTCTAAAAAATGCCACGATGGAAGAGCTAGCTTCAGTAGAAGGCATGAATAAAAAATCTGCCCAAGCAGTATTTGAACATTTTAGAAAGGGGCAAAAAAGTGATTGA